The following proteins are co-located in the Rhodospirillales bacterium genome:
- a CDS encoding pyruvate, phosphate dikinase, with protein MAKYVYGFGGGRAEGNAGMKGLLGGKGANLAEMSRIGIPVPPGFTITTEVCTYYYANGKRYPKTLKAEVATALARVEKAVGRKFGDEMRPLLVSVRSGARASMPGMMDTVLNLGLNDRTVLALARESGDERFAYDSYRRFIQMYGDVVLGVDHHNFEEILDELKDRKGYSYDTELKADDWKAIVAAYKAKAEEILGRPFPQDPADQLWGAIGAVFGSWMNQRAITYRKLHNVPESWGTAVNVQAMVFGNMGDDCATGVCFTRNPSTGDNHFYGEFLINAQGEDVVAGIRTPQPLTAAERQATHSSLKSMEEAMPAIFEDLSRVRTKLEKHYKDMQDLEFTVERGKLWMLQTRTGKRTAAAALKIAVDMVDEGLVSKADAIRRLDPAQLDQLLHPTLDPKAEREVIARGLPASPGAASGRVVFSAEDAEKWAKNGEKVILVRIETSPEDIGGMHVAEGILTSRGGMTSHAAVVARGMGKPCVSGAGDIKVDYKDKAMRALGVRLAEGDVVTIDGATGEVMKGAVATIQPKLTGDFARLMIWVDEIRTLGVRANAETPEDARAARRFGAEGIGLSRTEHMFFDPERILHMRQMILAPDEAARRVALAKLLPYQRADFVELFKIMDGLPITIRLLDPPLNEFLPHKDEEIAEIARDAGADLNLVRTRALDLDEANPMLGHRGCRLGITYPEIYEMQARAIFEAAAEVAKAGVKVKPEIMIPLVGVKRELDLMKEIVDRTAAEVAKASGVKTRYMVGTMIELPRAALRAGEIAESAEFFSFGTNDLTQTTYGLSRDDAGYFLTQYLERGVIEHDPFITLDRDGVGELMRIGTERGRRTRPNLKVGICGEHGGDPASVRFCQEVGLDYVSCSPYRVPIAKLAAAQAALDGVGAKKKKTGKAKMSKRAKGRR; from the coding sequence ATGGCGAAATACGTGTACGGTTTCGGCGGGGGAAGGGCGGAAGGCAACGCCGGCATGAAGGGGTTGCTGGGGGGCAAGGGCGCCAATCTGGCCGAGATGAGCCGGATCGGCATACCGGTGCCGCCCGGCTTCACCATCACCACCGAGGTCTGCACCTATTATTACGCCAACGGCAAGCGCTATCCCAAGACCCTCAAGGCCGAGGTGGCGACGGCGCTGGCGCGCGTCGAAAAGGCGGTCGGGCGTAAATTCGGCGACGAGATGCGTCCGCTGCTGGTGTCGGTCCGTTCCGGCGCGCGCGCCTCGATGCCGGGGATGATGGACACCGTCCTCAACCTCGGCCTCAACGACCGCACCGTGCTCGCGCTCGCGCGCGAAAGCGGCGACGAGCGCTTCGCCTACGACAGCTACCGCCGCTTTATCCAGATGTACGGCGACGTGGTGCTCGGCGTCGATCACCACAACTTCGAGGAAATCCTCGACGAATTGAAGGACCGCAAGGGGTACTCCTACGACACCGAGCTGAAGGCCGACGACTGGAAGGCGATCGTCGCCGCCTACAAGGCGAAGGCGGAGGAAATCCTCGGCCGTCCTTTCCCGCAGGACCCGGCCGACCAGCTCTGGGGGGCGATCGGTGCCGTGTTCGGAAGCTGGATGAACCAGCGCGCGATCACGTATCGCAAGCTGCACAACGTGCCGGAAAGCTGGGGCACGGCGGTCAACGTGCAGGCGATGGTGTTCGGCAACATGGGCGACGATTGCGCGACCGGCGTCTGCTTCACCCGCAATCCGTCCACCGGCGACAACCATTTCTACGGCGAATTCCTGATCAACGCCCAGGGCGAAGACGTGGTCGCCGGCATCCGCACGCCGCAGCCGCTGACCGCGGCCGAGCGCCAGGCTACCCATTCCAGCCTCAAGTCGATGGAAGAGGCGATGCCCGCGATCTTCGAGGACCTGAGCCGGGTGCGGACCAAGCTCGAAAAGCACTACAAGGACATGCAGGACCTGGAGTTCACGGTCGAACGCGGCAAGCTGTGGATGCTGCAGACCCGCACCGGCAAGCGCACGGCGGCGGCCGCGCTCAAGATCGCGGTCGACATGGTGGACGAAGGCCTGGTGAGCAAGGCCGACGCCATCCGCCGCCTCGATCCGGCGCAGCTCGATCAGTTGCTGCATCCGACCCTCGATCCCAAGGCCGAGCGCGAGGTCATCGCCCGCGGCCTGCCGGCCTCGCCCGGCGCGGCGTCGGGGCGCGTCGTGTTCAGCGCCGAGGACGCGGAGAAATGGGCCAAGAACGGCGAGAAGGTGATCCTGGTCCGGATCGAAACCAGCCCCGAGGACATCGGCGGCATGCACGTCGCGGAAGGAATCCTCACCTCGCGCGGCGGCATGACCAGCCACGCCGCCGTGGTCGCGCGCGGCATGGGCAAGCCCTGCGTTTCGGGCGCGGGCGACATCAAGGTCGATTACAAGGACAAGGCCATGCGCGCGCTCGGCGTCCGGCTCGCCGAAGGCGACGTGGTCACTATCGACGGCGCCACCGGCGAGGTGATGAAGGGCGCGGTCGCCACCATCCAGCCCAAGCTCACCGGCGATTTCGCCCGGCTGATGATCTGGGTTGACGAGATTCGCACGCTCGGCGTGCGCGCCAACGCCGAAACGCCCGAGGACGCGCGCGCCGCCCGCCGTTTCGGCGCCGAAGGCATCGGCCTTTCGCGCACCGAACACATGTTCTTCGATCCCGAACGCATCCTGCACATGCGCCAGATGATCCTGGCCCCGGACGAGGCCGCGCGCCGCGTGGCGCTGGCGAAGCTGTTGCCCTACCAGCGCGCCGATTTCGTCGAGCTGTTCAAGATCATGGACGGGCTGCCCATCACCATCCGGCTCTTGGACCCGCCGTTGAACGAGTTCCTGCCGCACAAGGACGAGGAGATCGCCGAAATCGCCCGCGACGCCGGGGCCGATCTTAATTTGGTCCGGACCCGCGCGCTCGATCTCGACGAAGCCAATCCGATGCTCGGCCATCGCGGTTGCCGCTTGGGCATCACCTATCCCGAAATCTACGAAATGCAGGCGCGCGCCATTTTCGAGGCCGCGGCCGAGGTCGCCAAGGCCGGCGTCAAGGTCAAGCCCGAAATCATGATTCCGCTGGTCGGTGTCAAGCGCGAACTCGATCTGATGAAAGAAATCGTCGATCGGACGGCGGCGGAGGTGGCGAAGGCAAGCGGCGTCAAGACCCGTTATATGGTCGGCACCATGATCGAGCTGCCGCGCGCGGCCCTGCGCGCGGGCGAGATCGCCGAGTCGGCCGAATTCTTCAGTTTCGGCACCAATGATCTGACTCAGACCACCTACGGGCTTTCGCGCGACGACGCCGGCTATTTCCTGACCCAGTACCTGGAACGCGGCGTGATCGAGCATGACCCCTTCATCACCCTCGACCGGGACGGCGTCGGCGAACTGATGCGGATCGGCACGGAACGGGGGCGGCGCACGCGCCCTAATCTCAAGGTCGGCATCTGCGGCGAGCACGGCGGCGATCCGGCCTCGGTCCGCTTTTGCCAGGAGGTCGGGCTCGACTACGTATCCTGTTCGCCCTACCGGGTGCCGATCGCCAAGCTGGCGGCGGCGCAAGCCGCCCTCGACGGGGTGGGGGCCAAGAAAAAGAAGACCGGCAAGGCGAAAATGAGCAAGCGCGCGAAAGGGAGGCGGTAG
- a CDS encoding methyltransferase domain-containing protein gives MTRDPLAPLRRAPELLKPIVDVFDRRLAEWGATARGVYWRSEEGQQLRFEVLARVLEGDAGPFAVNDLGCGYGAFFDYLAPRLGPRLGRFTGIDISPAMIEEARSRIRDPRAVFVRGMTAVEDADYCFASGTFNMCLEAKPGEWVAYVEASLAHCFARARKALAFNMLKGSGKVREGLYYAEPAHFVAFCQNLGARVQLTAGYPLDEWTIFARR, from the coding sequence ATGACGCGCGATCCGCTTGCCCCTCTCCGCCGCGCGCCCGAACTGCTCAAACCGATCGTCGACGTGTTCGACCGCCGCCTCGCCGAATGGGGCGCGACCGCGCGCGGCGTTTATTGGCGAAGCGAGGAAGGCCAGCAACTCCGCTTCGAGGTGCTGGCCCGCGTGTTGGAGGGCGACGCGGGCCCGTTCGCCGTCAACGATCTCGGCTGCGGCTACGGCGCGTTTTTCGATTATCTCGCGCCCCGCCTCGGGCCCAGGCTCGGCCGCTTCACCGGCATCGACATCTCGCCCGCCATGATCGAGGAAGCGCGGTCGCGCATCCGCGATCCGCGCGCCGTATTCGTGCGCGGTATGACGGCGGTCGAAGATGCGGACTATTGTTTCGCCTCGGGCACCTTCAACATGTGCCTCGAAGCCAAACCCGGCGAATGGGTTGCTTACGTCGAGGCTAGCCTCGCGCACTGTTTCGCCCGCGCGCGCAAGGCGCTTGCCTTCAACATGCTGAAGGGTTCGGGCAAGGTGCGCGAGGGCCTCTACTACGCCGAACCCGCGCATTTCGTCGCGTTCTGCCAAAACCTCGGCGCGCGGGTCCAGTTGACGGCCGGTTATCCCCTCGACGAATGGACGATATTCGCCAGGCGGTGA
- a CDS encoding folate-binding protein YgfZ translates to MTAPRFAVLEDRGVLAIEGTDARAFLQGLVSNDVNKVGASRAIYAALLTPQGKFLHDFFIAELAGALLLDCEKARLADLKRRLGLYKLRAQVTIADRSADLAVAALFGDGALGALALPDQAGAARGFASGIAFVDPRLASAGARAIAPRESLRAGASAVGFTETGADDYDKMRISLGLPDGSRDLEVERAILLENGFEELNGVDWNKGCYMGQELTARTKYRGLVRKRLMPVAIEGPAPAFGAPIRFGEADAGEMRSSRGGIGLALLRLEKVAEARAAGTPLSAGDARLIPIKPDWAKFQSA, encoded by the coding sequence ATGACCGCGCCGCGTTTCGCCGTGCTCGAAGACCGGGGCGTGCTCGCGATCGAAGGCACCGACGCGCGCGCGTTCCTGCAAGGGTTGGTTTCCAACGACGTCAACAAGGTCGGGGCTTCGCGCGCGATTTACGCCGCCCTGCTCACGCCGCAGGGAAAATTCCTGCATGATTTCTTCATTGCCGAATTAGCCGGGGCGCTGCTGCTCGATTGCGAAAAGGCGCGTCTTGCCGACCTCAAGCGCCGGCTCGGGCTCTACAAGCTGCGCGCGCAAGTGACCATCGCGGACCGCTCCGCCGACCTCGCCGTCGCCGCCCTGTTCGGCGATGGCGCCCTCGGCGCGCTGGCGCTGCCTGACCAAGCGGGCGCGGCGCGTGGATTCGCTAGCGGCATCGCGTTCGTCGATCCCCGGCTCGCTTCCGCCGGGGCGCGTGCCATCGCCCCGCGCGAGTCCTTGCGCGCCGGCGCGAGCGCCGTCGGCTTCACCGAAACGGGCGCGGACGATTACGACAAGATGCGGATTTCGCTGGGCCTGCCCGACGGCAGCCGCGACCTCGAAGTCGAACGCGCGATCCTGCTCGAAAACGGATTCGAGGAATTGAACGGGGTCGACTGGAACAAGGGCTGCTACATGGGCCAGGAATTGACCGCGCGCACCAAGTACCGCGGCCTGGTCAGGAAGCGCCTGATGCCGGTCGCGATCGAAGGGCCCGCCCCCGCCTTCGGCGCGCCCATTCGATTTGGCGAAGCGGACGCGGGCGAGATGCGATCGTCGCGCGGCGGGATCGGGCTCGCGCTGCTGCGCCTGGAAAAGGTCGCGGAAGCCCGCGCCGCCGGAACGCCGCTTTCGGCCGGAGACGCGCGGCTCATTCCGATCAAGCCCGATTGGGCGAAGTTCCAATCCGCATGA
- a CDS encoding AbrB/MazE/SpoVT family DNA-binding domain-containing protein → MHKLKLMAVGNSTGVVLPREVLARLKAEKGDTIFLTETPDGYRVTPYDSEFEKQMKVARRVLKTRRAALRELAK, encoded by the coding sequence ATGCACAAACTGAAGCTCATGGCGGTCGGCAATTCGACCGGAGTGGTGCTGCCGCGCGAGGTGCTCGCCCGCCTCAAGGCGGAGAAGGGCGACACCATATTTCTAACCGAAACGCCGGACGGCTACCGGGTCACTCCCTACGATTCCGAGTTCGAAAAGCAGATGAAGGTCGCCCGAAGGGTTCTTAAGACTCGTCGTGCGGCGCTGCGCGAACTCGCGAAATGA
- a CDS encoding type II toxin-antitoxin system death-on-curing family toxin: MKNWIWVEPVVVRAIHEESLAEHGGRAGMRDEGLLASALDRPRNKAAYEPNIDAASLAAAYAFGIARNHPFMDGNKRTALAVAETFLGCNGFESTATDAECVTTFLALAAGEIGEKVLADWFRSKIRRSR, from the coding sequence GTGAAAAACTGGATTTGGGTCGAGCCCGTCGTCGTTCGCGCGATCCACGAAGAAAGCTTGGCTGAACACGGCGGGCGCGCGGGCATGCGCGACGAAGGGCTGCTCGCCTCCGCCCTCGACCGACCTCGTAATAAAGCCGCCTACGAACCGAATATCGACGCCGCGAGCCTGGCGGCGGCTTATGCCTTCGGCATTGCCCGCAACCATCCTTTTATGGATGGCAACAAACGCACCGCCCTGGCGGTGGCGGAAACCTTTTTGGGGTGCAACGGCTTCGAATCGACGGCAACGGACGCGGAATGCGTGACGACTTTTCTCGCCCTCGCGGCGGGAGAGATCGGCGAAAAAGTCTTGGCGGATTGGTTTCGGAGCAAAATACGGCGGTCACGTTGA
- a CDS encoding HIT family protein → MALDKDCIFCKIIRGEIPSFKVFEDDKTFAFMDINPGNPGHCLAIPKFHSENIFATPDDWVAATAVTTRRVARAVQATLAPFGMNIVQANGPGAKQSVMHLHVHILPRAKDDNLMLNWGLVPGDMVAIKALAEKIRANMPKD, encoded by the coding sequence ATGGCGCTCGACAAGGATTGCATCTTCTGCAAGATCATTCGCGGCGAAATTCCGTCGTTCAAGGTGTTCGAGGACGACAAGACCTTCGCGTTCATGGATATCAATCCCGGCAATCCCGGGCATTGCTTGGCGATTCCGAAATTCCATTCCGAAAACATCTTCGCCACTCCCGACGACTGGGTGGCGGCGACGGCGGTGACCACCCGCCGGGTTGCGCGCGCGGTGCAGGCGACGCTCGCGCCCTTTGGGATGAACATCGTCCAGGCCAACGGCCCCGGCGCCAAGCAATCGGTCATGCACCTGCACGTGCACATCCTGCCGCGCGCGAAGGACGACAACCTGATGCTCAACTGGGGCTTGGTGCCCGGCGACATGGTGGCGATCAAGGCGCTCGCCGAAAAAATCCGCGCCAATATGCCGAAGGATTGA